TTTAAGataaccaaaggtcctagttctatccctagatactatttcctttaggtgtttaatccaagtatagatttacccaacatttcccaatatcaagcaaaccctaaaatcatgtcaCGGGTAGaacttcacaacaagcattaagaaaaggaattaaacactaacaatcaatgaaagaggcatatattcattcaaaacatagtagtttacataagagttcagtggctacatcaatcccccaacaacaatgaaactaactttccatgaatggagagcttgagcttacaacaacgctggaaatggaagaaggaagaagacccaaggaagaagatggactatttccacagctcctagctcacCTCCAAGTGCTCCAAatgagagaaatcgtgtttggGTGCCAAAAGATGCAAAGTTCTTCGCGTTTCTGAGTTAAATAGACCAATTTTGCCACATCAATATCGCCATCGCTTAGCTGCACCCTAGCTGCAGCCCAGCTATACAGAATTCCAGTGACAGAGCGCTCAGTTACACCTCAACTGCACCCCAACATTCCAGAGAGCAGACACTCAACTGCACTCCAGCTGCACCCCAGCCacaaaatttatgttcaatGTTCTTCTTTCACACTTCTTCTTGCTTTTATGGTTCTTTGATTATTTGGATTCGCACACAAGCTTCATGTGAATGATCTCCATAATAAAAAGTGGGGATTAGTGATGAAATTAAATCAATACAACTCAAAATATAACCACTTAGATACATAACAAATTAAGGCATAAAGAAGGTAAAAAGCTAAGAAAGAGTTGACATTTTCTCTCAATTTCGATACTTAATTCATGGTAAAATATGTCATTATCAATACCCTTATACATATCTAATGAAACTATTATTCTGTCACCTTCAAttcattgttttttgtttatatcTTGGTTGCCTTTAATGTACTTTAGATCTTCGCTAGTGGTTATCGTTATCAAATCCTCACTTTTCTACTTTATCCGATCGTTAGgctctaggagttcacttggaacATTTCCGAGCTGGTATGAATGACAATGTGATGAAAGTTCACTTTGGAACGTTCCTTACCAATCAGGTATGACTcattaattactaataaataatttttattattttcattaattatccATTAATGACTTTAAGTGTCCTAATAGtcattaatgaatttaattgcTTTGATATCTATTAATGACTTAAATTACTCTGATTAATTATCGGCTAATTAACGCTTCTTACCGATTGGTCATACTGTAGTTAGATGATCGGTCACCCAGTTTATGACTGACTAAGTAATCATTACAGAAATAATTCTCGAAATGATACAATAACAAGCCAGTCAACTAAGattttggaaattattttaaacagaAAATTAGCCAAGTTAATACATAAAACAAGAGATTGTATTAGCATTATCACCTTTAGGTTTAAGAATTATGACATTGGAATTCAAACCTGGTAATAGCTATACACATATAAGCCCTATAATGCTGTATTATTTCTGATAGAAAATGCCTCCAAACCCATCTGGGCAAATTAAAAACAACACCTTTAGTCTGTTCATTCGTTGGCAAAGGTTCtcaacatttttgttttctctcattATCggttatcaataataaaatggaacaaaaatagttaaaatatatatttttattttgagtccACTGACAGATACTCAGTAAAACAAGCAACAATCACTGGTTAGTACAGTCTGTGGGTTTGAAGGAgactcttttcttttctaggtcATAGCCAACCAAAAGGTTCATCTGAGCCATGTTCCCAAAGATGGCAAGGTTACTTGGCACGAAAGCGAAGCACACTACCCTTTCGTCCACTTCAACAAATGTGTTGACAGCATTTAACTTCACATCTGCGCCTCTAAAATGTGCCATGATCACTGGTGCTTTCAGATCATGAAAACTGCTTTCAAAGCAAAGGCTCAACGGACCCTTAACACGTTTTAACTTAACTTCATGTGCCACTGCTGATTCCAGCTTTGAGTAAACATCATCTGGCAAAAGAGTGAGTGTTGTACCTGAGTCAATTATGATATTTCCCTCTCCATCAGATTCAGACGAGGAGCTTCCTAACTGTATTGTCTTGTTTCCAACACTGAATGCTTCCAATGTTAGGTAGTAAAATACTGCTCCACGTGAGAATATTGGAGTTGATACAGTCCCTTTCCCAGAAACCACAGCAGCATCTCCAAAATTGAGTCTGCTAGAAGTATTAGACGTTGGTGCCAAACAATAGGAAAATTTTCCACCAATTGaagaacccaattgagataTCAAGGACACAGGTCCTCTTCCAAGGCCAACTACACCAGAGGCCTTCCCTTCAGAGGACACAGTGTTCCTTCGTCCACATCCTATGACAGTTCTTGGAAATTGGATTGAAGAGCCATTGGTGGAGTCTAAAGTGAGGATCTCCTCACTAAGATCTCCTTGTGACTTTGACCCATCACCATAGGAAATGGTATATTCACAATGGTCTCCATCTTTAGTGGTACCTTTCACTGATTTACATATTTTAGAAGAGTAAGAAAGGATTCTGTATGTGCTGGATTTTGAAGGGTCAAACATTGGACTGGTTTGGTTGTAACAgggtttacaaggtttacactGCAACCAAGTTATGTCACTTCCTGTATCAGCAATACCATAAACTTGAAATGGTGGGGTTCCAACTGAATAGCTCAAAAGGTATTCACCATCATCTCGTGTTATATTGGCCTTAGGTGTGTTTTGGTTGAAATGATTGGCACGATTAATGGAACGACCCACTGCATTAGCAACTCGTTGGAATTGAGTTTCTGTGGGACGATGCAACGGTGATTTTGATGAGTCACGGTGGATGATTTCCACACTGAACCCATCTTTGTGAGCATCTAAGGAAGAGATGCTGTGAAGAGACAGCAGAATAAGAACTAGGGTTGAGGAAAGTGACATTGTTGTCATCAAAGTCTTCCAATTTGTATTATTAGCATATTCCTAGTCACTATTTATAAGGTTCTAGTGATACATTCAACGTTTGTTGAAGCGTGTGTGAGAACAAATTTGACAACCACTGAAATTCATGGACGCGGATTGCAATGTCGTGTTTCAGAGTAACCTCATTGGtgttttagttttgtaaaaAGATCcacacctaaattttttatattaatttgatactATATTTctctactttttattttcttctttcttaaaaaaaaaataatttaacattcataatttttttacgaTAATATCCTTTCTTacttttactttcttctttgtaaataaaatacaaaaatttatacttttatgatcattttatcCTTATACTGTATATCAAATGATTATAAAAGTGTGTCATGATACCATTACTCTTCTtaaatacaaaagtttacatttttatcttttactctttgttaaatgaatgtaaaactATGTTATGGTTTTATTAGTCTTTAGTATTAAgtataaaagttaaaagtgacattaaaattattaaattttaaagtttatttttatttttatattattatataaagataattcttctttatatatatatatatatatatatatatattttcagttttatccttattgttttttttttaaattataattgctttatcaattttactttttagaatgactattttttacaatttttttattttatatttttaaaatttaaccatgttttaaaactaaaataattaattacaataataatacaccaacaagataaataaaaatcacttttaataaattttaaatactatttgtatttatttttataattaaaataataataattttattatttatttttatcatcataaaaggACAATGAGCTCACGTCCACTAGTttagtattaaatatataagtaaaatatatttcaaataaatcatCTTACATATAGACAAGTATTGTGTTATATGATTTTGAGGTGTAATGGGTTAAATATTTAGTGAAAGAACCTTCTGATtggtttgaatttttaaaatttaaactttaatataaaattaaaattgtttatattcaaaattttaacatattttaattcttaaatttaaaaaatagtaaatatgattttttaattcaatgaaattaaattatttataattaaatgtgttttagattagtatttgaattatttgtgtagtttaataaatatctattttaatatttattgaaaaatgattttaacacataaaaacaatttaacgtaattagtttaaaaaattatatttattattttaaaatttaaagattaaaatatattaaaattttaaaattaaatattaatttcgtgtaaaaatttaaataataaaaacatacttaacTCTTCTTTATATAAAGCACTTAGAACATAAGACAGTTGTCAGAATTAttcaacatataatttaatttaagtaaacATTTCTATTAATTAGTACCATCTCTATTCATCTTCTCAATTGAAAACAGCTAATTTGCTTagctatatataaatatattacatttattgaaaataatctTGTTTAATTAGACTTTTTATTACGTTtaataaaatgatgttttaaataataattaagaaaatcagttgtttttttataaaactataaaaaaatgttaataaagatAGAGTGTTTAacgaataaaaaattaatatttaattacctAGTCACCTTAACTATATATCATgtttaataaatacaataaatagtTGGTTCCTTtaatatacaatatatttattattttatttaataaatacattaaaaaaaacagcCTTCAAATAATAACGTGGGTTAATATGTAACActgtgtttaatattttaaagttaaaagatataaaattgttttaaaacttaatttttacac
The Vigna angularis cultivar LongXiaoDou No.4 chromosome 5, ASM1680809v1, whole genome shotgun sequence genome window above contains:
- the LOC108339032 gene encoding aspartic proteinase CDR1, whose amino-acid sequence is MTTMSLSSTLVLILLSLHSISSLDAHKDGFSVEIIHRDSSKSPLHRPTETQFQRVANAVGRSINRANHFNQNTPKANITRDDGEYLLSYSVGTPPFQVYGIADTGSDITWLQCKPCKPCYNQTSPMFDPSKSSTYRILSYSSKICKSVKGTTKDGDHCEYTISYGDGSKSQGDLSEEILTLDSTNGSSIQFPRTVIGCGRRNTVSSEGKASGVVGLGRGPVSLISQLGSSIGGKFSYCLAPTSNTSSRLNFGDAAVVSGKGTVSTPIFSRGAVFYYLTLEAFSVGNKTIQLGSSSSESDGEGNIIIDSGTTLTLLPDDVYSKLESAVAHEVKLKRVKGPLSLCFESSFHDLKAPVIMAHFRGADVKLNAVNTFVEVDERVVCFAFVPSNLAIFGNMAQMNLLVGYDLEKKRVSFKPTDCTNQ